One Magnolia sinica isolate HGM2019 chromosome 2, MsV1, whole genome shotgun sequence genomic window, CTTTTGAGCTATGCTCCATCCACCATGTGCcccgcaatttggatggtctgataGCTGCACATGTCTACCCACATGCAAGTGATACATACGGAAATCAACGAGGTTATGGACGGTTTGACAAAGCTTGGAAGCTTATCTCAAGAACGAAGGATCTTTGAGGGGGAGTTTACCCTTCCACGCCCCATTCAGGGTTTAATTTTCTTGGATCAGGTGAGAGGCTGGGTACTTCTAGTAAAGGATCTGGGTTTCAAGTTTGGATGTATAATTTTTCTTACCATAGGCAGCCCTAGGCATTTTTTTGGTTGATCAGGTCGCCCAAATGTTCTCCTCTGTAGAACCCCTTTTGATGTGAGTAAAGAATTAAAAAGGTTCCTCTAAGAAAAAGGAATACAATTAAGTGAAAAGGTTATATGTGTGGAGCTtacgggaacttcccatgaggttgagctgtgtgggccccaccgtgatgcgtgttgaacatcaacaccatgcatttgatgggttccctttaaattatgggatatctcaaaaatccgccatataaggaactcaggtgggccataccatctaaaataatgtgaagacatgcctaaaacatataaaagcatttgatgGAGCctacatgaaatttggatgtgtctgaaacttggtctgacccctcatccaagtgggacagacataatggatgggctggatttgagaaccacatctcggtgggcctaacaaatgattatgaatgttttaatggagggtaacccctctcaacttttgtaagcggtgtggcccacacaagtcagggattgatttgatttttaagcccatggccctacatagaatggtgcatctggctgatgggatagatgttcgacacacatcatggtgggcccacatagctcgacctcatggaaagttcccaccAGCTTTCCCACCTGCAGTCGAGCAggtgggaactttccatgaggtcgagctatgtggaccccacataatgcgcgtcgaacatctatcccatcagtcagatgcatcattccatggtggatCTAAGGCTTAaatatcaagtcaatctatgaatgtggtgggccacaccacatgcaacagttgagaagggttaccttccctttaaaacattcataatcatttattaagcccactgagatgtggttcacaaatccaacccatccattgtctttgtcccacttggatgaggggtcaaaccaagtttcagtcacgtccaaaacttagatgggccCACTAActggttttatatgttttaggcatgtctccacatggttttagatgctatggcccacctggattcCATAtaactgatttttgagatatcccataaccttaagggtacccatcaaatgtacggtgtagatatttgacatacatcatgattgggcCCACGCATCTtgatctcatgggaagtttccatgaggcTGACCTTATAGTACCAGTACCATTTCCccgcgtgtatatatatatatatatatatatatatatatatatatatatatatatatgatcaagacaaaCATAAATATGAACGATGAAAATATCATGATTCCTTTACAGGGAGAGTGTATATGTAAGTACGAAGAAAAAAAGGCATGCAACAGAAAATAAAGTGACATAAAGAAAAGACGAACATAAATATGAACGATGAAAATATTATGATTCCTTCACAGGGAGAGTGTATATGTAAGTACAAAGAAAAAAGACATGCAACAGAAAACAAAGTGAAATAAAGAAAAGACGAGAAAAATCGAGACATATAAATAAGAACAAAAAAACTATCTTGATTCGAAGGGGATTTAGTCAGCAACTCTTTATGGGGAGAGTGTATATCGTGATTCAAAGGGAATCTAGTCAGCAACTCTTTATGTGGAGAGTGTAAATGTAAGTtaaaaaagaaacgaaaaaaaaaaaaaaaaaaaaaaaccataaaaaacaaaaaaacaaaaaacaacatgaaataaggaaaagaagacAGGAGAAAACGTCATGAATGACTGCCAAAAACAAAATTTATACATTTATGGGACTTAAggatagaaaataaaatcaacatcaacatcaacgCATTGGAAGTATGCTAAgcgagaagaaaacaaaaaaagttAGCATTTCTATTTGTTTCACATGCTAAGCTTACCTGAGGAGGCAAGGTGCGTGTAGCAAATGAGTGTATCCACATGTGTACTTATCAACAATATGTGTTTTGATCTCAAGAGCTTTGGAAACTTCAGACTTTTTTTTATTAGTATTTATTTTCAATCAATAAAATATAGATGGTGTGCCCCCACCTTTCAGTAGGAAAAAAAAAGTGGCCCATATTTTGATTTAAGGTGTTTCAAGCAGGAGTGGCAAATGGCCAGGCTGAGGTTGTCCCTAGCCCTCATTTGACCTGGCCCAGCTCTTCTatgaaaaatatttaaataattagAGGTTTGTAATTGCCTAATTTAATATTTTTAGTACTTTCCAAATACTAGGAGTCTCATGTCAGGTAAATGGGTTGGATCATTAAAACCTATTCCAATGCATCCAGCTaacatctttcttttttttctttgaataaaCTAACGAACTTAGAACCCATGGGAGGGGAAAGAGAAAGCTGATAGATTGCTAACCTGGACTCTACATTGAGTCCTGTACAACATCTCCCAAAAGCCTCATCATGACAATTACGTACAAGGCTCCAACTGAGAAAAATGTCCggacttaaaaaataaaaataaacagtaAGGTTGGAAGCCTGCTAAAATCTGTCACTTCTAGGTCCTGAACTCCCAAGGGGAGCAAGCCCAACTGCCACCCTGCGGTACGCTAGCTCTCAAGCCACACGTGAGCTTATAATCTGTGGGTCGAAGCTTCTTCATAGTCTCCCCAACCAATACCAAATTAACCGAGGTGGTACCATATTACTGATTGGACTGCTAACAGCTAGCAACCCTGGAATCGCATTCTGTTTTaatataaatcaaaacaaagctCCACATTGGGTTACGTGTACTTGACTCTACAACCGTATTAGAAACAATATGACATATATAATAATTACCAAGAGCAAATATAACCCAGTCATCTCTATTGCACCCATCTTCATTTCTTAGGCTTGGGTTTCACCAGGGAGTGTTTGTTGTCTTAATTAGGGATTTTGTCAGTGCTAGCATTAAGGTAgggtaaaaattcttaaaatgaGGGGAAGTTTAAAATATTTTGAGGTTAGTTTAATAGGTTTTTGAAAGTTCTTTGGACCAATTTTCCTGTCCTCGGAGCCTGGTGTCCGTACAGGGTTTCTTTTTGCTGTTTATTTGCAGGTTTTTTAGGGCTTCGTTTTACTTTTCAAAAATGATTTTCAAGGACTGGTTATCACTTCTTTTGACTGCATTTTTTGACATATATTCACAATTTTCTGACGTATATTCACCCCGCAATAGCAACTTTGAACTTTAACACATGACTATTACTCCAACCAACATAATACATTataaaattcaaatcctacatccttcattatctttcaaatgacaataataatcattattatctaCCTCAAATCCCTTTCAACAATCACCTCTCTTCAAGACAATCACGTTATCTCTCTTTATTCACTATCAAATTGgcttccatttttttaaaaatattgttctacaaaaaataaaatataaaactcatttaaaatgttttcaatgTATTAGTGGCTTTCATATCTAAAAAATTAGTTGTCGGAGTAAAAACAACACTTTTTTTAAGATCTTAGAAGTTAATAGTGCACATATATGGAAAAAAATTGATGACAATGAATGTACAATGGAAAAACTTTTAAAAACCTATACCACCCTAGAATATTTTAAACTTCTacttttttatgaatttttaccATATATACCTCAAGCAAGCCtagtatggtcaaattccctagTTTACTGTTGTAACAAAAGTAAATAAGCAATCATTATTTTTCATAAGAAATATAAACCATCCATGGCCTTTGATTTGACCTGACACTAATATCAaggaaaatgttcaaaattttatGAGgcacaccatgatatgtgtgtgatGTAAGTCATCTATTTATATAATTACgggttcattttaagacatgaaccgAAAATCGAGGCATATACaaagtgcaagtggaccacatacaAGAAACAaggggattaaacacccaccattgaaaacttcttgtgggccatagtaGTTTTGTATTAAgcaggtatttgtgttttcccttcatccttttctatatgaacaggttggatgatagtCCCACAGTTGGCTTCACATTTCAATGATGGACTCATTATCTCCttgtttgctgtggtgtggtccacataagcttATAAtcttactatttttattttttattttttttgttcaagctctaaaataatataataaaatagatAGAATGCATGGATcggtcacaaacatcatgatcggaCCCTCACTCACTCGTTTCTGCcccttttttccaaaaaataaattttccTCCATTCCTTTGTTctcaaacccatacatcacggttaaGGGCTGTCGACGGGCTAAACCTGGGGTAGGTCTCAACCCAGATTCTGAAATGTTTTGGCCTGCGCCACCAGGCCAGCCTTACTgatcaaaatctaatttttcagGCCCAAGCCTggctggcccattgacacccctaatcacagtgggcctaagagGAAAGGACACCAATTGGGTACTAGGCAGGGCTCTGAATGGCCACGGTGACGTATAGTGTTTCATCCaccctgcccatccattttgtccaAGTCCTTTTGGGAtataagctgaaaaatgaggtagatacaagtCTCGAAAGCtgaccacacagtgggaattaaatAACTACAGTTGAAAACCTCCCAGGgtgcacataagttttggatcaatctgatatttttgttttaccttcaCCTAAGTCTATGTGAgctgaccttatgaatgggttgggaTGGcaatggggccacataagttttggatcaagctgatatgtgttttcccacctggttgagggttcgagtacccataggtggtgaaatcccaccatagcatgagtgtgtggtggattggtggtgtgtgcgcgtgtgttaaaaaaaacaaaaaaacaaaaacaaaaacaaaaaaaaaaaaaaaaaaactgatatgtgttttcccttcacccaagACGGTTACATTATGAtttctgaacaggttggatgaaaaaaaaaaaagaaaaccttcACGAAGGTTCGTTTCAATGGTGCATATCATTATCACTTCTTCTTCACGTGGTGTAAACTACTTTAGTGTTATATGTGTCCTTTTTTTTgggtcataccctaaaataatattgaaaaaatggatggacggtgcggataaaactatacatcacggtggccattaAGAGCCCTTGGTTGTGAAATCGGAACGCCTACTGAGTCACTCAGTACGCTCTATCCTGCTGATTAAACttggttgggcccatcgtgaaggcacgtagtttatttattttttatatcattttaaaggTTAAGCCCAAAAGTGAAGAAGCTTATTTGGCTGGGTGTACTAAGAGGGATttagagggatgggatggtaaaatccgaGGATATGCCAAACGCGCCAAAGAGACTCAATGAACatgtcctgggatatagcaaacccatggatcttaaaccaatccactgacatcaccttcattaccttaaaattgatcccatccctccaatccactaacatcaccttcattaccttaaaattgatcccatccctcctaatcctatTCAATCGTGCCTGGCGTGTTTGGTTGAacagattggaaggtaaaatcccaggatatgcccGGCATGCCAAAGAGACTCgttgaacttgtcccgggatatagcaatccatgggatttagcaaacccatggatcttaaaccaatctactgacaccaccatcattaccttaaaatccatcccatccctcctaatcccatgggatccattGGGCCAAACCGGCCCTAAGTGTACCATACGATGGGAAACAGTGAAAGTATTGAGTTCAACAGTTGAAATACTTATAAGGCCtcactgatgtttatttgtcgtcgaacctgttaataagatcacacgaacatatataaatgaaaaaaataaatatcagactaatctaaaacttccgtgtcacccaagaacttttcaaagaTAGAAGTTCAATTCGTACTGTTTATGGTGGGGTGGTCtaattaagctttggatatgcttaattttttgtttaaattaaaggcctaaaattatctaataaaatgcaTGAGCGGAGCGTATAAAATAAatgcatgacggtgggccccacagaatttactcagtacgcaatccgcttccatacgTGCACTATCTATGGAACTATGGTCGCACGCACTGCACCACACGTGGCATCCGGACCCTGATCTAGCATGCATGTGCCCGCTGTTAGTCGGAACAAGGACAAATATTGGTCTTTGTCTTTTACTAACCGTCCATCATCAATTCATCATCTCCTCCTCTTCTGCTGCTTCTTCTTTATCAtcatctcctcttcttcttcttcatcatcatctcctcttcttcttcttccctctctctctccatggctACACCCCAAGCTGTGAAGCTGCTCGAGCTTTGTCGGGTCTCTCCCCCACCCGGGTCTGTTCCCGAAACCACTCTGCCCCTCACCTTCTTCGATGTCTTCTGGTTACTAGCGCCTTCCGTCCAACGTCTCCTATTCTACGAGCTCTCCCAACCGAACACCACCACCGACTTCATAAACACTCTCCTTCCCAAACTCAaacactccctctccctctccctctctcacttcTTCCCTCTTGCCGGCAATCTCACCCAATCTCCCATAACCGGCGATCATGAGATCCACTACATCGACGGCGACTCCATCTCACTCACCATCGCTGAATCCGACGCCAACTTCCACAAACTCGTTTCCAACCATCATCGAAAACGAGGAACTGAATTCCATCCTCTCCTCCCTCAATTGCAACCACCTTCCTTACTAGCCTTGCAAGTCACCATCTTCCCAAATACCGGCATCTCCATCGGAATCTCCCTCCAACACGTGGTAGCCGATGGCCGCAGCCTAGCCCATTTCATGAAATGCTGGTCGTCCATCAACGGAATCGGAGATGAGTTTTTAATCGCACCAAGCCCATTTCACGAAAGAACCATATTGGAAGATCACGACGGTCTCAAAAGATCGATCTTGAACCAGATGGCGAAAGCTGTCCTCGATCATACCTCAGGAGCTTTTGAGGTTCTGACACTAAAGCCTCCCACCCCAACGGTCCGATCCACGTTCGTGCTGAGTCGAGCAAACATCGAGTTACTAAGATGCCGAGTcttgaaccgagtcgagcagAGTCGTAAACCGTTCCATTGCTCCACCTTCGTGCTAACGTGCGCATATGTGTGGACTTGCTTAATCAAGACACGAGGAGAAGCCATCACGGACGAAAATGACCACTTCGTTTTCGCAGTCGACTGCCAGTCTAGATTGGAACCTCCGTTACCGGCTACATATTTCGGGAACTGTATCGGTTTGTGTTTCGCTGAGGCGAAAAGGAGCGATTTGTACGGTGAAGATGGCATCGTGGCTGCGTCCGAGGCGATCGGAAGAGCAATCCAAGGGCTAGAGAACGGGGTCTTGAAAGGTGCAGAGAGTTGGATTTCAAGGTCCATTAGTTTGTTGGGCCAAAAAGCTCTGTCGGTAGCGGGGTCGCCGAAATCGGGTGTATGATAACGATTTCGGGTGGGGAAGGCCTAAGAAGACTGAGGTGACATCGATTGATACAACAGGAGCTATGTATTTTGGAGATAGCAGAGATGAAGAAGGTGGGATTGATGTTGGGCTGGCGCTTTCCGAACAAGAGATGGATTGTTTTGCTTCTATGTTCGAAGAGGGTGTGAAAGGTGTTGATGTCGTGGGCCTTACTAAGTAATGGGCCAGGCACTATTTTCTCCCCCTTGATGTTTTCCAGAGTATTTTATCTTGGGGTCATGTTGCAGTTATTTAGATCGATTATCTGATGGGCATCATCGTGGGTGAGTTCTGATCATTtcaaatgttatatatatatatatatataccttctcCTTCAACCTCATTTTGTGGGGTCGTTAATCGGATATTCCCATCTTGAAGATCAATTTATGTTATTACCAATCTATAGTCAGGCCGAtcagatgtatggtttggatcattgcaaTATGGCCACAAATCCTCTTTGTTGCTTTTTCTGTTGTTGGTGTGGTAAATCGTAATCCTCGTTTCAAAGATTGCTAGTTCTGCAAAAGTACAGTAACATAAAGGGCGTTATGGCAGTTGCTTATTTAAAGATTTCCAATTATGCGGAAGTTTATAAACATACGGATCCATGTGCAGTTGTCGGATGCATGTTTGGAAATGGGAATGAAAGATTTAATGCAACTGAAACGGGGGATGGCGgtgggtgttgagggtcaaatattgcatattagacctcaattATTATCTGATTTTATGGATATGATGacgtttaacgtcctattttaatcgtgtttgtgttgtaaaATAAACTTAAGAGCTTGAACTGAAAAggagtgctaaaagcatggattgatactcaagaatcatcaaggcaagtAACGGATCTTAGATGgccaagatcgaagaattcac contains:
- the LOC131238017 gene encoding phenolic glucoside malonyltransferase 1-like; the encoded protein is MATPQAVKLLELCRVSPPPGSVPETTLPLTFFDVFWLLAPSVQRLLFYELSQPNTTTDFINTLLPKLKHSLSLSLSHFFPLAGNLTQSPITGDHEIHYIDGDSISLTIAESDANFHKLVSNHHRKRGTEFHPLLPQLQPPSLLALQVTIFPNTGISIGISLQHVVADGRSLAHFMKCWSSINGIGDEFLIAPSPFHERTILEDHDGLKRSILNQMAKAVLDHTSGAFEVLTLKPPTPTVRSTFVLSRANIELLRCRVLNRVEQSRKPFHCSTFVLTCAYVWTCLIKTRGEAITDENDHFVFAVDCQSRLEPPLPATYFGNCIGLCFAEAKRSDLYGEDGIVAASEAIGRAIQGLENGVLKGAMYFGDSRDEEGGIDVGLALSEQEMDCFASMFEEGVKGVDVVGLTK